In Halobaculum sp. XH14, a single genomic region encodes these proteins:
- a CDS encoding nucleotide exchange factor GrpE → MSEDAGTEPEEPEVADGNVETEESDAVADGETRDAEAEAALATEVAAHDDELAAAVAELESRVEEAEERASEAESRAEELESSLARTKADFQNYKKRAKKRQEREKERATEDLVGRLTEVRDNLVRALEQDGDADIRPGVESTLETFDRVLADENVEVLDPEPGEEVDPERHEVMMRVASDHPAGTVADVYKPGYEMAGKVIEAAQVTVSEDEE, encoded by the coding sequence ATGAGCGAGGACGCCGGAACCGAGCCGGAGGAACCGGAGGTCGCCGACGGGAACGTCGAGACGGAAGAGTCGGACGCCGTCGCCGACGGGGAGACGCGGGACGCGGAGGCCGAGGCGGCGCTCGCGACCGAGGTCGCGGCCCACGACGACGAACTCGCGGCGGCCGTCGCCGAGCTGGAGTCGCGCGTGGAGGAGGCCGAGGAGCGTGCGAGCGAGGCCGAGTCGCGCGCGGAGGAACTGGAGTCGAGCCTCGCGCGGACGAAGGCGGACTTCCAGAACTACAAGAAGCGGGCGAAGAAGCGACAGGAACGGGAGAAGGAGCGCGCGACCGAGGACCTCGTCGGCCGACTCACCGAGGTTCGGGATAACCTCGTCCGCGCGCTCGAACAGGACGGGGACGCCGACATCCGCCCCGGCGTCGAGTCGACGCTGGAGACGTTCGATCGGGTGCTGGCCGACGAGAACGTCGAGGTCCTCGACCCGGAACCGGGCGAGGAGGTCGACCCCGAGCGCCACGAGGTCATGATGCGCGTCGCCAGCGACCACCCCGCCGGGACGGTCGCCGACGTGTACAAGCCCGGCTACGAGATGGCCGGGAAGGTCATCGAGGCCGCACAGGTCACCGTCAGCGAGGACGAGGAGTAG
- a CDS encoding proteasome assembly chaperone family protein, with translation MARIDVRTDVSLSDPVLVEGFPGVGLVGKIAADHLVAAFDMVHYGDVHCESLPKSAAFGAGDRAVRTPVRLYADGERDLLVLQSDVPVSPEAATEFADCLTDWFREASVTPAYVAGLKRQRREGSEPEGDAAMFGVAAGDGAVLLDRAGVPAPDEAGIASGPTGALLNHALETDLTAVGLIAECDPRFPDPLAAKRVIEDGIAPVAGIDVPTRDLEAHADQIQEAKEQLARRMSEEDENSSQAQRLRMYQ, from the coding sequence ATGGCGCGAATCGACGTGCGGACGGACGTGTCGCTCTCCGACCCGGTGCTCGTGGAGGGGTTCCCGGGCGTCGGCCTCGTCGGGAAGATCGCCGCCGACCACCTCGTCGCGGCGTTCGACATGGTTCACTACGGGGACGTCCACTGCGAGTCGCTCCCGAAATCGGCCGCCTTCGGCGCGGGCGATCGGGCCGTCCGAACCCCCGTTCGGCTGTACGCCGACGGCGAGCGCGACCTGCTCGTCCTCCAGTCGGACGTGCCCGTCTCGCCGGAGGCGGCGACGGAGTTCGCGGACTGTCTCACCGACTGGTTCCGCGAGGCGTCCGTGACGCCGGCGTACGTCGCGGGGCTCAAACGCCAGCGACGGGAGGGGTCGGAGCCGGAGGGTGACGCGGCGATGTTCGGCGTCGCCGCCGGCGACGGCGCGGTGCTCCTCGATCGCGCGGGGGTTCCCGCCCCCGACGAGGCGGGCATCGCCTCCGGGCCGACGGGCGCGCTGTTGAACCACGCGCTCGAAACCGACCTCACCGCAGTCGGCCTCATCGCGGAGTGTGACCCGCGGTTCCCCGACCCGCTCGCCGCAAAGCGGGTCATCGAGGACGGGATCGCCCCCGTCGCCGGCATCGACGTGCCGACGAGGGACCTCGAGGCACACGCTGACCAGATCCAGGAGGCGAAAGAGCAGCTCGCGCGGCGGATGAGCGAGGAGGACGAGAACTCCTCACAGGCCCAGCGGCTCCGGATGTACCAGTGA
- a CDS encoding RsmB/NOP family class I SAM-dependent RNA methyltransferase yields MNPLDRYGPLVDDEAAFRAACERPLPSVVRTNPIRAGPDRVAEAFDEEGTGYERVDWHEGLFRLDERTPGTTWPYAHGWVHGQEEVSALPALALDPRPGERVWDACAAPGSKTSQLAGLMEDRGALIGNDSNLGRISALRHNAERLGVTNLVVDQQDARNYSLNGFGFDEFDRALVDAPCSCEGTIRKNPDTLEKWTLQHVHEVAGIQKGILKRAVQATKPGGVVVYSTCTFAPEENEAVLDHVLAEEDCEVLDWDCPLDSRPGVTGWEDETYDEQVRRATRVYPHFNDTGGFFLAKLRVGGDPEGGKEGASTGEGATGVGA; encoded by the coding sequence ATGAACCCCCTCGACCGCTACGGGCCCCTCGTCGACGACGAGGCCGCGTTCCGGGCCGCCTGCGAGCGCCCGCTTCCCTCGGTCGTCCGGACGAACCCCATCAGGGCCGGGCCGGACAGGGTCGCCGAGGCGTTCGACGAGGAGGGAACCGGCTACGAGCGCGTCGACTGGCACGAGGGCCTCTTCCGGCTCGACGAGCGGACGCCGGGGACGACGTGGCCCTACGCCCACGGCTGGGTCCACGGACAGGAGGAGGTGTCGGCGCTGCCGGCGCTCGCACTCGACCCCCGGCCCGGCGAGCGCGTCTGGGACGCCTGCGCCGCGCCGGGGAGCAAGACGAGCCAGCTCGCCGGGCTGATGGAGGACCGCGGCGCGCTCATCGGCAACGACTCGAACCTCGGTCGCATCTCCGCGCTCCGGCACAACGCCGAGCGCCTCGGGGTCACGAACCTCGTCGTCGACCAGCAGGACGCGCGCAACTACTCGCTGAACGGGTTCGGCTTCGACGAGTTCGACCGGGCGCTCGTCGACGCGCCGTGCTCCTGTGAGGGGACGATCCGCAAGAACCCCGACACGCTCGAGAAGTGGACGCTCCAGCACGTCCACGAGGTCGCCGGCATCCAGAAGGGCATCCTCAAGCGCGCCGTGCAGGCGACGAAACCCGGCGGCGTCGTCGTCTACTCCACCTGCACGTTCGCGCCCGAGGAGAACGAGGCCGTCCTCGACCACGTGCTGGCAGAGGAGGACTGCGAGGTCCTCGACTGGGACTGCCCCCTCGACTCCCGCCCCGGCGTCACCGGGTGGGAGGACGAGACGTACGACGAGCAGGTGAGGCGGGCGACCCGCGTCTACCCGCACTTCAACGACACCGGCGGGTTCTTCCTCGCGAAACTTCGCGTGGGTGGCGACCCGGAGGGGGGCAAAGAGGGTGCTTCGACCGGCGAAGGAGCCACGGGGGTGGGTGCCTGA
- a CDS encoding DUF7122 family protein — MAEHDNDGQQFDRLPATAADREIVGRATRAEVLDWWEERFAVPAETFDGYTFWEKGAGKIWAFAADVPTPQVREGVGITFLRTRQEHWKPTTTAAMRWGRLATRNVIDLSPGQARAFAAGHDQDLPGWEGDWGYLIATHEIAGGREPIGVGLYLYDELRSVVPKGYQEELPERPR; from the coding sequence ATGGCCGAGCACGACAACGACGGCCAGCAGTTCGACCGCCTCCCCGCGACGGCGGCCGATCGCGAGATCGTGGGGCGCGCCACGCGCGCCGAGGTGCTGGACTGGTGGGAGGAGCGCTTCGCCGTCCCGGCCGAGACGTTCGACGGCTACACGTTCTGGGAGAAGGGCGCGGGGAAGATCTGGGCGTTCGCGGCCGACGTCCCGACGCCACAGGTCCGGGAGGGCGTCGGCATCACCTTCCTCCGCACCCGCCAAGAGCACTGGAAACCGACGACGACGGCGGCGATGCGCTGGGGTCGGCTGGCGACGCGAAACGTGATCGACCTCTCGCCTGGCCAGGCCCGCGCGTTCGCGGCCGGCCACGATCAGGACCTGCCCGGCTGGGAGGGCGACTGGGGCTACCTGATCGCGACCCACGAGATCGCCGGCGGGCGCGAACCGATCGGCGTCGGGCTCTACCTCTACGACGAGCTTCGCTCGGTCGTACCGAAGGGGTATCAGGAGGAACTCCCGGAGCGACCGCGCTAG
- a CDS encoding DUF790 family protein: protein MLRKDLLRVSRRGGGYRPEFVADDGAAVDLAARVVGTYQGHVGEPRRALEAALTDLERDAPDFKLVRGFAALLEREATFETRSPLPPERARRAAFAAAERVGVASETEREQALSAAGDRLGTDAEAVESSLSADREPERVLVAFEPRWDPETLCEQYDLSLAQTALFDAVEVRLRSADPKTLVSAAKRLGLLYEVVRTDGGREFVLTGPDALFRRGRRYGTAFASLLGTVAASTADWELTATIDDRGTERELRLSDADVSDPGTEPLAEPAFDSGVEADFAARFRALDLDWTLVREPEPLEVGARGGPGDFAEVGARVMIPDFSFEYRHADFRVFFEVMGFWTPEYVEKKLDQLAGVEDVELVVAVDESLGVGEAIEARDHRAIPYSGTVRVKDVVDALREYESELEAAVTADLPGVLAPDDDAVALDEVAAEHGVPRDALDGVSFPEHERVGGSLVRPAVLEAVADALEPGMAYADAEDALDSYGLADASAALSRLGYRVEWEGLGGGTLRAKE, encoded by the coding sequence GTGCTGCGCAAGGATCTCCTGCGCGTCTCCCGTCGCGGCGGCGGCTACCGACCCGAGTTCGTCGCCGACGACGGGGCGGCAGTCGACCTCGCCGCCAGGGTCGTCGGCACTTACCAGGGTCACGTGGGCGAGCCCCGGCGGGCGCTGGAGGCCGCGCTCACCGACCTCGAACGGGACGCCCCCGACTTCAAGCTCGTCCGGGGGTTCGCCGCGCTGCTGGAGCGGGAGGCCACCTTCGAGACCAGGTCGCCGCTCCCACCCGAACGGGCCAGGCGGGCCGCGTTCGCCGCCGCCGAACGGGTCGGCGTCGCGAGCGAGACCGAACGAGAGCAAGCGCTCTCCGCTGCCGGGGATCGGCTCGGCACGGACGCCGAGGCGGTCGAGTCGTCGCTGTCGGCCGACCGCGAGCCCGAACGGGTCCTCGTCGCGTTCGAACCGCGGTGGGACCCGGAGACGCTGTGCGAGCAGTACGACCTCTCGCTCGCACAGACCGCGCTGTTCGACGCCGTCGAGGTTCGGCTCCGCTCGGCTGATCCGAAGACGCTCGTGTCCGCCGCGAAACGGCTCGGGCTCCTGTACGAGGTCGTGAGGACCGACGGGGGTCGGGAATTCGTCCTCACCGGACCGGACGCGCTGTTCCGTCGCGGGCGGCGCTACGGAACCGCGTTCGCCAGCCTCCTCGGGACGGTCGCCGCGAGCACGGCCGACTGGGAGCTGACCGCGACCATCGACGACCGGGGCACGGAACGGGAGCTCCGGTTGAGCGACGCCGACGTGTCCGATCCGGGCACCGAGCCGCTCGCGGAGCCGGCGTTCGACTCCGGCGTCGAGGCCGACTTCGCCGCGCGGTTCCGCGCGCTTGACCTGGACTGGACGCTCGTCCGCGAGCCGGAACCGCTGGAGGTCGGTGCCCGAGGCGGCCCCGGTGACTTCGCCGAGGTGGGGGCGCGAGTGATGATCCCCGACTTCTCCTTCGAGTACCGGCACGCCGACTTCCGCGTCTTCTTCGAGGTGATGGGGTTCTGGACGCCCGAGTACGTCGAGAAGAAGCTCGATCAGCTCGCGGGCGTCGAGGACGTCGAACTCGTCGTCGCGGTCGACGAGTCGCTCGGGGTCGGCGAGGCCATCGAGGCTCGCGACCATCGAGCGATCCCCTACTCGGGGACCGTCCGGGTCAAGGACGTGGTGGACGCGCTACGGGAGTACGAATCCGAGCTCGAAGCCGCCGTGACTGCAGACCTCCCGGGCGTGCTCGCACCGGACGACGACGCGGTCGCTCTCGACGAGGTCGCCGCCGAACACGGCGTCCCCCGGGACGCGCTCGACGGGGTTTCGTTCCCGGAGCACGAGCGTGTCGGCGGCAGCCTCGTGCGGCCCGCGGTGCTGGAGGCGGTCGCGGATGCGCTTGAGCCCGGGATGGCCTACGCCGACGCGGAAGACGCGCTCGATTCATACGGGCTGGCCGACGCGAGCGCGGCGCTCTCGCGTCTCGGCTATCGCGTCGAGTGGGAGGGGCTGGGCGGCGGGACGCTCCGGGCGAAGGAGTGA
- a CDS encoding DEAD/DEAH box helicase, translated as MTVTLRFEDGAVVVSSDGDDLNPTSLPGVERDARTGSHRAPARRYRAVRDALRDRGADVDDRVAPDARLELSLRYDLREYQEAALAAWRGNDERGVVELPTGSGKTVLALAAMAELGVPTLVVVPTVDLLEQWRRELESEFGVPVGQFGGGEQRAAALTVATYDSAYLRAEDVGGDFGLIVFDEVHHLGGEGYRDVARLFAAPARLGLTATFERPDGAHETVADLVGPVVFERDVDALSGEHLAEYDVRRIEVRLSESEREEYEREQGTFVEYVRDAGITFSSGSDYQELVYRSGNDPRAREALLAKQRAREVMMNADAKVTELERILERHRDERVIVFTAHTDLVYRLSERFLLPAITGETGAAERREILGKFRDGEYTRVVSANVLDEGVDVPDASVGVVISGTGSERQFTQRLGRLLRPGSDGEKRAVLYELVTSETAEERVADRRR; from the coding sequence GTGACGGTCACGCTGCGGTTCGAGGACGGCGCCGTCGTCGTGAGCAGCGACGGCGACGACCTCAACCCGACCTCGCTCCCCGGCGTCGAACGCGACGCACGCACCGGGAGCCACCGCGCTCCGGCACGCCGCTACCGTGCGGTCCGCGACGCGCTCCGGGACCGCGGGGCCGACGTGGACGACCGCGTCGCCCCCGACGCTCGGCTCGAACTCTCGCTCCGCTATGACCTCCGCGAGTACCAGGAAGCCGCTCTAGCGGCCTGGCGAGGGAACGACGAACGGGGCGTGGTCGAACTGCCGACCGGGAGCGGGAAGACGGTGCTCGCGCTCGCGGCCATGGCGGAACTCGGCGTCCCGACGCTGGTCGTCGTTCCCACGGTCGACCTGCTCGAACAGTGGCGACGCGAACTCGAATCGGAGTTCGGCGTGCCGGTCGGCCAGTTCGGTGGCGGCGAGCAGCGCGCGGCGGCGCTGACGGTGGCGACGTACGATTCGGCGTACCTCCGCGCCGAGGACGTCGGCGGCGACTTCGGCCTGATCGTGTTCGACGAGGTCCACCACCTCGGCGGCGAGGGGTATCGCGACGTCGCCCGCCTGTTCGCCGCGCCGGCACGGCTCGGGCTGACCGCGACGTTCGAGCGGCCCGACGGCGCACACGAGACGGTCGCCGACCTCGTCGGTCCGGTGGTGTTCGAGCGCGACGTCGACGCCCTCTCCGGGGAGCACCTCGCGGAGTACGACGTGCGGAGAATCGAGGTACGGCTCTCCGAATCGGAGCGCGAGGAGTACGAGCGAGAGCAGGGAACGTTCGTGGAGTACGTCCGCGATGCGGGGATCACGTTCTCCTCGGGGAGCGACTATCAGGAGCTGGTGTACCGCTCGGGCAACGACCCCCGGGCGCGCGAGGCGCTGCTCGCGAAACAGCGCGCACGCGAGGTGATGATGAACGCCGACGCGAAGGTGACGGAACTCGAACGCATCCTGGAACGTCACCGCGACGAGCGGGTCATCGTGTTCACGGCCCACACCGACCTCGTGTATCGGCTCTCCGAACGGTTCCTGCTTCCGGCGATCACGGGCGAGACCGGCGCCGCCGAGCGCCGCGAAATCCTCGGTAAGTTCCGTGACGGCGAGTACACGAGGGTCGTCTCCGCGAACGTGCTCGACGAGGGCGTCGACGTGCCGGACGCCAGCGTCGGCGTCGTCATCTCGGGCACCGGCTCGGAACGGCAGTTCACACAGCGGCTCGGCAGGCTGTTGCGGCCCGGAAGCGACGGCGAAAAACGGGCGGTCCTGTACGAACTCGTGACGAGCGAAACCGCCGAGGAGCGGGTGGCGGACCGCCGGCGGTAA
- a CDS encoding pyridoxal phosphate-dependent aminotransferase, producing MPKFSDRVEAISISGIREVFEAAGEDAINLGLGQPDFPTPSHAKDAAVAAIREGSTDAYTSNKGTLALREAIAAKHERDQGVTVDPGDLIATSGGSEALHLALEAHVDVGEEVVIPDPGFVSYDALTKLAGGEPVPVPLREDLTLDPATVEAAITDDTAAFVVNSPANPTGTVASEDDVREFARIAREHDVLCLSDEVYEHFVFEGAHHSPLEYERENVVVVNACSKAYSMTGWRLGWVTGATDRIERMLRVHQYAQACASAPAQFAAEAALSGPQDVVGEMRDSFERRRDVVLEGLADAGLDCPTPQGAFYAMPEVPDGFVDECIDRGVVVVPGGAFGEHGEGYARISYATDEDVLREALGIMADAAAAVR from the coding sequence ATGCCGAAGTTCTCCGACCGCGTGGAGGCGATCTCCATCAGCGGCATCCGCGAGGTGTTCGAGGCGGCCGGCGAGGACGCCATCAACCTGGGGCTCGGCCAGCCCGACTTCCCCACGCCGAGCCACGCGAAGGACGCGGCCGTCGCGGCCATCCGCGAGGGAAGCACGGACGCGTACACGTCCAACAAGGGGACGCTGGCGCTCCGCGAGGCGATCGCGGCCAAACACGAGCGCGACCAGGGCGTGACGGTCGATCCCGGCGACCTCATCGCGACCTCCGGCGGGTCCGAGGCGCTCCACCTCGCGCTCGAGGCACACGTCGACGTCGGCGAGGAGGTCGTCATCCCGGACCCGGGGTTCGTGAGCTACGACGCGCTGACGAAACTCGCCGGGGGCGAGCCGGTGCCCGTCCCGCTCCGCGAGGATCTCACCCTCGATCCCGCGACCGTCGAGGCGGCCATCACCGACGACACCGCCGCGTTCGTCGTCAACTCGCCCGCGAACCCGACGGGCACCGTCGCGAGCGAGGACGACGTCAGGGAGTTCGCGCGGATCGCCCGCGAGCACGACGTCCTCTGTCTCTCCGACGAGGTGTACGAGCACTTCGTCTTCGAGGGGGCCCACCACTCGCCCCTGGAGTACGAGCGCGAGAACGTCGTCGTCGTGAACGCCTGCTCGAAGGCGTACTCGATGACCGGCTGGCGGCTCGGCTGGGTCACGGGCGCGACCGACCGGATCGAACGCATGCTCAGGGTCCACCAGTACGCCCAGGCGTGCGCGTCGGCGCCGGCCCAGTTCGCCGCCGAGGCGGCGCTGTCGGGCCCACAGGACGTGGTGGGTGAGATGCGCGACTCGTTCGAGCGCAGGCGCGACGTCGTCCTCGAGGGGCTCGCCGACGCGGGGCTCGACTGTCCGACGCCCCAGGGTGCCTTCTACGCGATGCCCGAGGTACCCGACGGGTTCGTCGACGAGTGCATCGACCGCGGCGTCGTCGTCGTCCCCGGCGGCGCGTTCGGCGAACACGGCGAGGGCTACGCGCGCATCTCGTACGCGACCGACGAGGACGTCCTCCGCGAGGCGCTCGGGATCATGGCGGACGCCGCGGCTGCGGTTCGCTGA
- a CDS encoding proteasome assembly chaperone family protein, with product MFEVSTEFAPSLSDPVLVEGLPGVGLAGKIAADHVREQLDTRYFGELRGEELPSAAAFTEDDRTLHSPVRLFVDESNDVIVLVGDVPIEAIDADGLAGALSDWMDEIGATPLYLSGLPTQREPEDVPELYGVATGEAGGLLDEVDVSAPAADGLIQGPAGALLSAAKDRDRDACGLIVETTPKFPDPEGAHVLVRDGIAPLAGVDVDTDPLVESAEEIMDRRRQLAQRIQQASDGDQSRASVTGMFQ from the coding sequence ATGTTCGAGGTCAGCACGGAGTTCGCCCCCTCGCTCTCCGATCCGGTGCTCGTGGAAGGACTACCCGGCGTCGGCCTCGCCGGGAAGATCGCCGCCGACCACGTCAGGGAGCAACTCGACACCAGGTACTTCGGCGAACTCCGGGGTGAGGAACTCCCCTCCGCGGCCGCCTTCACCGAGGACGACCGGACCCTGCACTCGCCCGTCAGGCTGTTCGTCGACGAGTCGAACGACGTCATCGTGCTCGTCGGCGACGTGCCCATCGAGGCCATCGACGCCGACGGTCTCGCGGGAGCGCTGTCGGACTGGATGGACGAGATCGGCGCGACGCCGCTGTACCTGAGCGGGCTTCCGACCCAGCGCGAACCCGAAGACGTCCCGGAGCTGTACGGCGTCGCCACCGGGGAAGCTGGCGGGTTGCTCGACGAGGTGGACGTCTCGGCGCCGGCCGCGGACGGACTGATCCAGGGTCCCGCAGGCGCGCTGTTGAGCGCGGCCAAGGACCGCGACCGCGACGCGTGCGGGCTCATCGTGGAGACGACGCCGAAGTTCCCCGACCCGGAAGGCGCACACGTGCTCGTGCGGGACGGGATCGCTCCGCTCGCGGGCGTCGACGTCGACACCGACCCGCTGGTCGAGAGCGCCGAGGAGATCATGGACCGGCGCCGGCAACTCGCCCAGCGCATCCAGCAGGCGAGCGATGGCGACCAGTCGCGCGCGTCGGTAACCGGGATGTTCCAGTAA
- a CDS encoding redox-regulated ATPase YchF, with amino-acid sequence MLSVALAGKPNAGKSTFYKAATMADVDVGNYPFTTIDPNRGVTHVRTDCPCLDREERCGNEHCRDGKRYVPVELLDVAGLVPGAHEGRGLGNQFLDALTDADVILQVIDAAGATNAEGEPVEVGEYDPVEEADFVEEEMDQWLAGIVERNWESVERKSRSPDFDIDEALTDLLTGFGATEYDVTAVLRGIEYPEDPIQWTDEHRERLARDVRARTKPIVLVANKADIAPEGNVERLRETDKPVVPATADGELALRSAAESGVLDYDPGDADFELLGDVSDAQAEGLERIREVMAAFGGTGVQTALDEAVYGLLDRITAYPVQNETHWTDARDNVLPDAFLLPRGSGPKDLAYAVHTDIGEGYLHAVNAKTERRIGEEYELEEGDVIKVVSTAN; translated from the coding sequence ATGCTCTCGGTCGCGCTCGCGGGAAAGCCGAACGCCGGCAAGTCCACGTTCTACAAGGCCGCGACGATGGCCGACGTGGACGTCGGCAACTACCCGTTCACGACCATCGACCCGAACCGCGGCGTGACCCACGTCAGGACCGACTGCCCCTGTCTCGACCGCGAGGAGCGCTGTGGCAACGAGCACTGCCGGGACGGAAAGCGCTACGTTCCGGTCGAACTGCTCGACGTGGCGGGGCTCGTCCCGGGCGCACACGAGGGGCGGGGCCTGGGCAACCAGTTCCTCGACGCGCTCACGGACGCGGACGTCATCCTCCAGGTCATCGACGCAGCCGGGGCGACGAACGCCGAGGGCGAACCGGTCGAGGTCGGCGAGTACGACCCGGTCGAGGAGGCCGACTTCGTCGAGGAGGAGATGGACCAGTGGCTGGCGGGCATCGTCGAGCGCAACTGGGAGTCGGTCGAGCGCAAGTCGCGTTCCCCCGACTTCGACATCGACGAGGCGCTGACCGACCTGCTGACCGGCTTCGGTGCCACCGAGTACGACGTGACGGCGGTCCTCCGGGGGATCGAATACCCCGAGGATCCGATCCAGTGGACCGACGAACACCGGGAACGCCTCGCGCGGGACGTCCGCGCGCGGACGAAACCGATCGTGCTGGTGGCGAACAAGGCCGACATCGCACCCGAGGGGAACGTCGAGCGGCTCCGCGAGACCGACAAACCCGTCGTGCCCGCGACCGCGGACGGCGAACTCGCGCTCCGATCCGCGGCGGAGTCGGGCGTTCTCGACTACGACCCCGGCGACGCGGACTTCGAACTGCTCGGCGACGTGAGCGACGCGCAGGCCGAGGGGTTAGAGCGGATCCGCGAGGTGATGGCGGCGTTCGGCGGCACCGGCGTCCAGACGGCCCTCGACGAGGCGGTGTACGGCCTGCTCGACCGCATCACGGCCTACCCCGTCCAGAACGAGACCCACTGGACCGACGCGCGCGATAACGTCCTGCCGGACGCGTTCCTCCTCCCGCGCGGGAGCGGCCCGAAGGACCTCGCCTACGCCGTCCACACGGACATCGGCGAGGGGTACCTCCACGCGGTCAATGCGAAGACGGAGCGGCGAATCGGAGAGGAGTACGAGCTGGAGGAGGGCGACGTCATCAAGGTCGTCAGCACGGCGAACTGA
- a CDS encoding DUF5800 family protein, translating into MTALSFDESGVDVVHEGTEFRLEKELVEDATEKSYLDVTDHEVLKLIEERPALSGEPRRIGDIL; encoded by the coding sequence ATGACCGCGCTGTCGTTCGACGAGTCCGGCGTCGACGTCGTCCACGAGGGGACCGAGTTCCGGCTGGAGAAGGAACTGGTCGAGGACGCGACCGAGAAGTCCTACCTGGACGTGACCGACCACGAGGTGCTGAAGCTGATCGAGGAGCGGCCCGCGCTCTCGGGGGAACCGCGCCGGATCGGCGACATCCTGTAG
- a CDS encoding ribonuclease H-like domain-containing protein, translating to MRIENSFIPVEGVGEATERRLWESGVTEWDLFSGGTIRGVGATTAGRIESFIDEARERLDDGDSAFFEDAFPSAERWRLYENFRGTACFFDIETTGLSQHRDRVTTATFHRPGTSELGTCEPGSRSDAGGETTTLVRGEDLTGEAVREQFEKADLLVSFNGKRFDAPFLESSFDLTVETPHLDLMYPCRTLNLTGGLKPIERELDIGRDGPELTGRDAVRLWHEYERGDDRALETLVSYNRDDTVNLRTLADEVAGRLHRETFPTVDA from the coding sequence ATGCGAATCGAGAACAGCTTCATTCCGGTCGAGGGGGTCGGCGAGGCGACCGAGCGCCGACTGTGGGAGAGTGGCGTAACCGAGTGGGACCTGTTCTCGGGCGGAACCATCCGGGGGGTCGGAGCCACGACGGCCGGCCGCATCGAGTCGTTCATCGACGAGGCGCGGGAACGGCTCGACGACGGCGACTCCGCGTTCTTCGAAGACGCGTTTCCGAGCGCGGAACGGTGGCGACTCTACGAGAACTTCCGGGGGACCGCCTGCTTTTTCGACATCGAGACGACCGGGCTCTCACAGCACCGCGACAGGGTGACGACCGCCACCTTCCACCGACCCGGCACGTCCGAACTCGGCACGTGCGAACCGGGCTCGAGGAGCGACGCCGGCGGCGAGACGACGACGCTGGTGCGCGGTGAGGACCTGACCGGCGAGGCCGTTCGTGAACAGTTCGAGAAAGCCGACCTCCTCGTCTCGTTCAACGGCAAACGGTTCGACGCTCCCTTCCTGGAGTCGTCGTTCGATCTGACCGTCGAAACCCCACATCTGGATCTGATGTACCCCTGCCGAACGCTGAACCTGACTGGCGGGCTCAAGCCGATCGAGCGCGAACTCGACATCGGGCGCGACGGCCCGGAGCTGACCGGACGCGACGCAGTCCGGCTCTGGCACGAGTACGAGCGGGGCGACGACCGGGCCCTGGAGACGCTCGTCTCGTACAACCGGGACGACACGGTGAACCTCCGCACGCTCGCGGACGAGGTCGCGGGTCGCCTGCACCGGGAGACGTTCCCGACCGTCGACGCCTGA
- a CDS encoding SOS response-associated peptidase, with product MCGRFSLYLPPAALESRFEAEPPADLQPRYNCAPGQSLPVLAADDTGRMRRMKWGFTPSWADESFDLINARVETVREKRSFTDAYESRRCLVPADGFYEWTRRDGGKWPYRVSFADDRPFAMAGLYETWTPPTRQAGIGEFGRDEPTGEERVEAFTVLTTEPNDLVSELHDRMAVVLRPEHERAWLDGFLDHETLATPISDDEFRAYPVSTRVNSPANDDPSLVEPVELGS from the coding sequence ATGTGTGGCCGATTCTCGCTGTATCTGCCGCCGGCGGCTCTCGAATCCAGGTTCGAGGCGGAGCCCCCGGCGGACCTGCAGCCGCGGTACAACTGTGCGCCAGGCCAGTCGCTTCCGGTGCTCGCCGCCGACGACACCGGCCGGATGCGCCGGATGAAGTGGGGGTTCACCCCCTCGTGGGCCGACGAATCGTTCGACCTCATCAACGCGCGGGTCGAGACGGTCCGCGAGAAACGGAGTTTCACGGACGCCTACGAGTCACGCCGGTGTCTCGTTCCCGCCGACGGGTTCTACGAGTGGACACGGCGTGATGGCGGGAAATGGCCGTACCGGGTGTCGTTCGCGGACGACAGGCCGTTCGCGATGGCGGGTCTCTACGAGACGTGGACGCCGCCGACTCGCCAGGCGGGCATCGGCGAGTTCGGACGCGACGAACCCACGGGCGAGGAGCGGGTCGAAGCGTTCACCGTTCTGACGACCGAGCCGAACGACCTCGTCTCCGAACTGCACGACCGGATGGCGGTCGTCCTTCGCCCGGAACACGAGCGAGCCTGGCTGGATGGATTCCTCGATCACGAAACGCTGGCGACCCCGATCTCCGACGACGAGTTCCGGGCGTATCCGGTTTCGACCCGGGTGAACTCGCCCGCGAACGACGACCCGTCGCTGGTCGAACCGGTCGAACTCGGTTCCTGA